In Flavobacteriales bacterium TMED191, a single genomic region encodes these proteins:
- a CDS encoding T9SS C-terminal target domain-containing protein yields MKNYRRFFIKTLMKLGVISLLPTKLYAFNSNDGCEITTSDIEGPFYAGNYLNLYNITPFDINDSNQNFLIISGTVYASDCKTPIPNALVEIWHANQGSFNSKTNEFLNSSYEKNYFRGQINTDNFGNYSFLTVIPGKYLNGSYYRPSHIHYKVTYLNTELTSQIYFDGDISIPLDPWASSENASDRIITLFPDSNDISNGIFDITLNISPDNINTTNIENNTSVINTIYPNPISSNTIIKLNKCGKNSQIEIYDVNGNLIVRKINSATEINLLDFLDKPIGRGIYILKISTSNGLSQIKRFVV; encoded by the coding sequence TTGAAAAATTATAGACGATTCTTTATTAAAACATTAATGAAATTAGGTGTAATTAGTTTACTACCAACTAAATTATACGCATTTAATTCTAATGATGGATGTGAAATTACAACTAGTGATATTGAAGGTCCATTTTATGCAGGTAATTACTTGAACCTATATAATATTACACCATTTGATATAAATGATTCAAACCAAAACTTTCTAATTATTTCTGGCACAGTATACGCATCGGATTGCAAAACACCTATTCCAAATGCATTAGTTGAAATTTGGCATGCAAATCAAGGTTCGTTTAATAGTAAAACAAATGAGTTCTTGAACTCCTCCTATGAAAAGAATTATTTTCGGGGGCAGATTAATACCGATAACTTTGGCAACTACTCATTTCTAACTGTAATACCAGGAAAGTATTTAAACGGATCATACTATAGACCAAGTCACATACATTATAAAGTCACATATTTAAATACTGAATTAACTTCTCAAATCTACTTCGATGGTGACATAAGTATCCCTTTAGATCCTTGGGCTTCAAGTGAAAATGCATCAGATAGAATTATTACATTATTTCCAGATTCTAATGATATTTCAAATGGTATATTTGATATTACTCTAAATATCAGCCCTGACAATATAAACACTACCAACATAGAAAATAATACTAGTGTTATTAATACCATCTACCCAAACCCCATTAGCAGTAATACAATTATTAAACTAAATAAATGTGGAAAAAATTCTCAAATTGAGATATATGATGTCAATGGCAATTTAATTGTAAGAAAAATTAACTCAGCTACAGAAATTAATCTATTAGATTTTTTAGACAAACCTATTGGAAGAGGAATCTATATACTTAAAATATCAACTTCTAATGGATTAAGTCAAATAAAAAGATTTGTAGTTTAA